A single Pirellulaceae bacterium DNA region contains:
- a CDS encoding DUF1553 domain-containing protein has translation MVAIRQHFGCSFWHLGARRAVASSFAGTRILFDTRGLLGALLVITLVAPAGAVDAAKPDNAKSVAAPWHQVISATGQIDFANDIVPIITKAGCNAGTCHAKAGGGQNGFELSLLGFEPDVDYQFIVVQGRGRRIFPAAPESSLLIRKALGEVPHGGGPRLQAGSAEYQVLVEWIRHGCPETGAAFKRPNAQAEPAASSDGPVAGAAPWEPIRLATVEVMPSSALLEPQQTEQLRVVASYSDGSSRDVTDLALFESNDTDRALVDRRGLVTAGNVPGTAAIMVRYQGHVAVFRPAIPLGPALGDLPTPMNLVDEHLFSNLQRLGIPPALTCDDATYLRRVSLDLTGRLPTDGERQSYWAADARVRRAELVEQLLKHPDYAEYFANKWTSLLKNRREDTNDLAANFAFHAWVRDHLQAGTPYDQMVKQLLAATGTIKSNPAVAWYKRVKDPKEQLEDISQLFLGVRLQCAQCHHHPFERWSQDDYYALSACFSRVGRKPTGVQNEDMIFHQRGIAEAQNLRTGQTLRPKALGADLGRIDASEDPRLKLADWMRLPDNPFFAKALVNRYWKHFFRVGLVEPEDDIRDSNPPSNPELLTALECYFINSDFNLRDLARTLVLSNAYQLSSQPNDRNLADTQNYSRFYPRRLPAEVLLDVVDQLLGSQTSFANLPPGTRAVGLPDNSYNRAVPFLKVFGRPENSSVCECERVQSANLAQSLHLLNSAELKAKLGTGGGLADKLAQSSEPFSARIEHIYQVAFCRSPRSEELAAIEATVPSGQASKADFEDVLWAVLNSKEFLFNH, from the coding sequence ATGGTTGCAATCAGGCAGCACTTTGGTTGTTCTTTTTGGCACTTGGGTGCTCGTCGGGCCGTCGCATCAAGCTTTGCTGGTACCCGAATTCTGTTTGATACCAGAGGGCTGCTGGGCGCACTGCTAGTCATAACCTTGGTTGCGCCTGCCGGAGCGGTAGACGCTGCCAAACCAGATAATGCCAAGTCTGTGGCGGCTCCCTGGCATCAGGTAATATCGGCGACTGGCCAGATCGACTTCGCTAACGATATTGTGCCGATCATTACTAAAGCAGGATGTAATGCAGGTACGTGCCACGCCAAAGCGGGCGGTGGCCAGAATGGATTTGAATTGAGCCTACTAGGCTTTGAGCCGGATGTGGATTATCAGTTTATCGTCGTTCAGGGACGCGGCCGACGTATCTTTCCGGCAGCACCCGAATCCAGCCTGCTGATTCGCAAGGCCTTGGGAGAAGTTCCGCACGGCGGCGGACCACGCTTGCAAGCTGGTTCAGCAGAATATCAAGTGCTGGTCGAATGGATTCGGCACGGTTGCCCAGAAACCGGAGCAGCATTCAAGCGGCCCAATGCTCAGGCCGAGCCAGCAGCTTCTAGTGACGGACCAGTCGCAGGGGCCGCGCCTTGGGAACCGATACGCTTGGCTACCGTTGAAGTTATGCCCAGTAGCGCACTACTTGAGCCGCAGCAGACTGAGCAATTAAGGGTTGTGGCCAGTTACTCTGATGGGTCTTCGCGCGATGTCACCGACTTAGCCTTGTTTGAATCGAACGACACCGATCGGGCGCTGGTCGATCGCCGTGGATTAGTCACCGCAGGCAATGTGCCAGGTACCGCCGCCATTATGGTTCGTTACCAGGGTCATGTCGCTGTATTTCGTCCGGCCATTCCATTGGGCCCAGCTCTTGGCGACCTGCCAACGCCGATGAATCTGGTAGATGAACATCTGTTTTCAAACCTTCAGCGATTGGGAATTCCACCTGCATTGACTTGCGACGATGCCACCTATCTGCGTCGGGTCTCGCTGGATCTTACAGGCCGATTACCGACCGACGGCGAGCGGCAGAGCTACTGGGCTGCCGATGCTCGGGTGCGTCGCGCGGAATTGGTCGAGCAGCTATTAAAGCACCCGGACTACGCCGAGTACTTTGCAAATAAGTGGACGAGTCTTCTCAAAAATCGCCGCGAAGACACCAATGATCTGGCGGCGAATTTTGCTTTCCACGCTTGGGTCCGCGATCACCTGCAGGCTGGCACACCCTATGACCAAATGGTCAAACAACTGCTGGCCGCCACTGGCACCATTAAGAGCAATCCGGCGGTAGCATGGTACAAACGAGTGAAAGATCCCAAAGAGCAGTTGGAAGACATTTCTCAATTGTTCCTCGGAGTCCGGCTGCAGTGTGCCCAGTGTCATCATCATCCGTTTGAGCGTTGGAGCCAAGACGATTATTACGCTCTGTCAGCCTGTTTTTCACGCGTAGGCCGCAAGCCCACAGGCGTACAAAACGAAGACATGATCTTTCACCAGCGCGGAATCGCCGAAGCTCAAAATTTGCGCACCGGTCAGACGCTGCGTCCCAAAGCACTCGGAGCCGACCTTGGCAGGATCGACGCCAGTGAAGACCCACGTCTAAAACTGGCCGACTGGATGCGTTTGCCGGACAATCCATTTTTCGCGAAGGCGCTGGTCAACCGTTACTGGAAACATTTTTTTCGAGTTGGATTGGTTGAACCCGAAGATGACATTCGCGATTCCAACCCTCCGAGTAACCCTGAATTATTGACAGCCTTAGAGTGTTACTTCATCAACAGCGACTTCAATCTACGAGACTTGGCGCGGACCTTGGTATTGTCCAATGCCTACCAGCTCAGCTCCCAACCGAACGATCGCAATCTAGCGGACACGCAGAATTACTCGCGTTTCTATCCAAGACGCCTGCCGGCTGAAGTATTGTTGGACGTGGTCGATCAACTGCTGGGTTCCCAAACCAGTTTTGCAAACTTGCCGCCAGGTACGCGCGCGGTCGGGTTGCCCGATAACAGCTACAATCGAGCCGTACCGTTTCTGAAAGTCTTTGGGCGTCCGGAGAATTCGAGCGTTTGCGAATGTGAACGTGTACAGTCCGCCAATTTGGCCCAAAGTCTGCATCTGCTGAATTCCGCCGAGTTGAAGGCAAAATTGGGTACCGGAGGTGGCTTGGCAGACAAACTGGCCCAGAGTAGCGAACCATTCTCGGCGCGCATCGAACACATCTATCAAGTCGCGTTTTGCCGCTCGCCACGCTCAGAGGAGCTGGCTGCAATCGAAGCTACGGTACCTTCGGGTCAGGCGTCTAAGGCGGATTTTGAAGACGTGCTGTGGGCAGTTCTGAATTCCAAAGAGTTTCTGTTTAATCACTAG
- a CDS encoding DEAD/DEAH box helicase produces MEPSADNSNLPPPAEINSFEQLDLSQVMMRSLARLGYATPSPIQAQLIPIALDGRDVIGQARTGTGKTAAFSIPILELLDPLSECRNPQAMVLVPTRELAEQVHQEMVRLAYGCKTAITALAGGKQMRQQMAQLREGTQVVVGTPGRVYDHIQRKTFRTDDLWCVVLDEADRMLDIGFRPAIEKILRACPRDRQTMLLSATMPPPIKKLTERYLTDPVHINCSQSQVSVDTIEQRYISLKQEDKFDVLIKLIMREKPRQAIIFCRTKRGTDRLQRRLRETLTGAKGFEGKRIECIHGDMNQRDRDRVFADLRSGTIDLLVATDVVGRGIDVSTVSHIINFDIPMDCDDYVHRVGRTGRMGRDGIAFTFVTASEGPQLTAIELNINLLLQRDSLNDDKLVVAPPEPTESEAEPGNSDVPPVETDELPQPRRKRLFPKRAVNRRLARLGGK; encoded by the coding sequence ATGGAACCATCCGCAGACAACAGCAATCTACCGCCACCCGCGGAAATAAACAGCTTTGAGCAGCTCGATCTCTCACAGGTAATGATGCGATCGCTGGCGCGGCTGGGCTACGCGACTCCGTCTCCGATCCAGGCTCAATTGATTCCAATTGCCCTGGATGGTCGTGACGTAATTGGTCAGGCTCGAACGGGTACGGGCAAGACCGCTGCATTTTCGATCCCGATTTTGGAGCTGCTTGATCCGCTCAGCGAGTGCCGCAATCCGCAAGCCATGGTTCTGGTGCCGACGCGAGAATTGGCTGAACAAGTACACCAAGAGATGGTCAGATTGGCCTACGGCTGCAAGACGGCGATTACCGCGCTGGCCGGTGGCAAGCAGATGCGACAGCAGATGGCGCAATTGCGAGAAGGTACGCAAGTTGTCGTTGGAACGCCGGGCCGAGTCTACGATCACATCCAACGCAAGACGTTCCGTACCGATGATCTATGGTGCGTGGTGCTGGATGAAGCGGATCGCATGTTGGATATCGGATTCCGGCCGGCGATTGAAAAAATCCTACGTGCCTGTCCGCGCGATCGTCAAACGATGTTGCTCAGCGCCACCATGCCTCCGCCAATCAAGAAACTGACGGAGCGCTATCTAACCGACCCGGTGCATATCAACTGCTCGCAGTCACAAGTGTCAGTCGATACGATCGAACAGCGGTACATCAGTCTGAAACAAGAGGATAAATTCGACGTATTGATCAAGCTCATCATGCGTGAAAAGCCTCGGCAAGCAATCATTTTTTGTCGTACCAAGCGCGGCACAGACCGCTTGCAGCGTCGTTTGCGTGAGACGCTGACAGGCGCAAAAGGGTTTGAAGGCAAACGCATCGAGTGTATTCACGGTGACATGAACCAGCGAGATCGCGATCGAGTCTTCGCCGATCTGCGCAGCGGTACAATCGACCTGCTGGTAGCCACCGATGTCGTCGGCCGTGGCATCGATGTGTCCACGGTATCCCATATTATCAATTTCGATATTCCAATGGATTGCGACGACTACGTGCACCGCGTGGGCCGAACAGGCAGAATGGGGCGGGATGGCATCGCCTTCACGTTTGTGACCGCCAGCGAAGGTCCGCAGCTTACGGCAATCGAACTGAATATCAATCTTCTGCTGCAGCGAGATAGCTTGAACGATGACAAATTGGTCGTCGCGCCACCTGAACCAACTGAGTCTGAAGCGGAACCGGGCAACTCGGATGTGCCGCCAGTAGAGACCGACGAGCTGCCGCAGCCTCGCCGAAAGCGGCTGTTTCCGAAGCGCGCAGTCAATCGACGGCTGGCACGCTTGGGCGGCAAGTAG
- a CDS encoding MMPL family transporter encodes MFSPPLVQRISNWAALVTVLGLIWAVWYAVQIKFGTDYVENWLPRETPSRVAYADFAKRFGEDQVLLLAWRGARLDDPRIVRATERLEELRLQNPHWPIVAITNSQQSIDQLRSKLSGLTEAGAIERLAGQAVGQDGSSFVAIHVRGIMPKERDQIVSSLTPLVRSLGIEPRDMVIAGEPYQTHIVDLYSRLSIQRFVPFSILLSMLVAWLCLRSWRLSLVVLALAGVGQLLGMALISATTGQMGAILIVVPTLLFMLTLSAAVHLVNYYVECRADGQGYPGARALKLGFIPCLLAALTTAIGFGSLVVSDLEPIFQFGALAGGGVVLATLLLLMLFVPITRLQMLGTKDTQPAQDSTFHLAECLVRFTTNRRRWIIAVGLVLFVATAFGIPRLKTTTRFDGMFEASHPSVRSLRWVEDRLGPIETMEFLVTFADQPQPVDVLEQLTTVRRLQNVLTKHNQVHSTFSAIQLLPPLPTQQGSRATVRRAVYRNLINADLDNLASAQLVSSSPTGNCWRITARFKTKIDEEFHRLRTELEQLSRAELEMLFPESQVRPALEITGLRTVIETANTVLMRDLISSFSTAFLLITPVMMIVARSIVGGLLLMIPNLIPVALVFGLMGWQAIPLDVASILTASVALGISVDDTLHCVYWYVRGKKHGASSMEATNQAIRHCARAMLFTTLISCGAMLPFMFCEFLPTGRFALLLILILAGAIIGDLILLPALLRGPMGRWVGRSL; translated from the coding sequence ATGTTTAGCCCTCCCCTAGTGCAGCGGATTTCTAACTGGGCCGCCTTAGTGACGGTTCTGGGGTTGATCTGGGCTGTCTGGTATGCGGTGCAAATCAAGTTTGGCACAGACTATGTCGAAAATTGGCTGCCGCGTGAGACACCCAGTCGCGTGGCATACGCCGATTTTGCCAAAAGATTTGGCGAAGATCAGGTGTTGTTGCTGGCGTGGCGTGGAGCCAGGCTGGATGATCCGCGAATCGTTCGGGCAACTGAACGGCTGGAAGAACTGCGACTGCAGAATCCGCATTGGCCCATCGTGGCCATTACCAACTCTCAGCAGTCGATCGACCAATTGCGATCCAAGCTCTCAGGGCTCACCGAAGCGGGTGCTATCGAGCGCCTGGCGGGACAGGCTGTGGGGCAAGATGGCAGCAGCTTTGTGGCCATCCATGTGCGCGGCATTATGCCCAAGGAACGCGATCAGATCGTTTCGTCCTTGACACCACTGGTACGATCTCTGGGCATCGAGCCGCGAGATATGGTGATCGCCGGCGAACCCTACCAAACGCACATCGTAGATCTCTATAGTCGGCTATCAATCCAGCGATTTGTACCGTTTTCGATCCTGCTGTCGATGTTGGTGGCCTGGCTGTGCCTGCGCAGTTGGCGACTGAGCCTGGTTGTGTTGGCCCTGGCCGGTGTTGGGCAGTTGTTGGGGATGGCGCTGATTAGCGCCACCACCGGGCAGATGGGGGCAATCTTGATCGTCGTGCCAACGCTGCTCTTCATGCTGACACTTTCAGCGGCCGTGCATTTAGTCAACTATTACGTGGAATGTCGCGCAGACGGCCAGGGATATCCTGGGGCGCGTGCCCTAAAGCTGGGTTTCATTCCCTGCCTGCTGGCAGCCCTGACCACCGCCATTGGTTTTGGTTCACTTGTTGTCAGCGATTTGGAGCCGATTTTTCAGTTCGGCGCACTGGCTGGTGGCGGCGTTGTGTTGGCAACACTACTGCTATTGATGTTGTTCGTGCCGATTACGCGACTTCAAATGCTGGGCACCAAAGACACACAGCCGGCTCAAGATTCAACTTTCCATTTGGCTGAATGCCTGGTGCGATTTACGACCAACCGTCGTCGCTGGATTATTGCCGTCGGCTTGGTGCTGTTTGTGGCAACCGCATTCGGGATTCCACGCTTGAAGACGACCACGCGGTTTGACGGCATGTTCGAAGCTTCGCACCCGTCCGTCCGCAGCCTGCGGTGGGTCGAAGACCGCTTGGGGCCCATCGAGACCATGGAGTTCTTGGTTACGTTTGCCGACCAGCCACAACCTGTGGATGTCTTGGAGCAATTGACTACCGTTCGCCGCTTGCAGAATGTACTCACCAAGCACAATCAAGTTCACAGCACCTTCTCAGCCATCCAACTGTTGCCTCCATTGCCAACGCAGCAAGGTTCACGAGCGACTGTGCGTCGAGCGGTGTATCGTAATCTCATCAATGCCGATTTAGACAATCTGGCCAGTGCGCAGTTGGTCTCGAGCAGTCCGACTGGGAATTGCTGGCGAATTACGGCCAGGTTTAAGACTAAGATCGACGAAGAATTTCATCGCTTGAGAACGGAGTTGGAACAACTGTCGCGCGCAGAACTTGAGATGCTGTTTCCCGAATCTCAAGTGCGACCTGCGCTCGAAATTACCGGTCTGCGCACCGTGATCGAAACTGCCAACACCGTGTTGATGCGTGATCTGATTAGCAGCTTTAGTACGGCCTTTCTGCTAATCACTCCAGTGATGATGATTGTCGCTCGCAGTATAGTCGGCGGGCTGTTGCTGATGATCCCCAACCTTATTCCAGTGGCATTGGTGTTTGGTTTAATGGGTTGGCAGGCTATTCCCTTGGATGTAGCCAGTATCTTAACCGCCAGCGTCGCCCTGGGCATTTCGGTGGACGATACACTGCACTGTGTCTATTGGTATGTACGCGGAAAGAAACACGGGGCGTCGTCGATGGAAGCCACCAATCAAGCCATCCGCCACTGCGCGCGGGCGATGTTATTCACCACACTCATCTCTTGTGGTGCTATGCTGCCATTCATGTTTTGTGAATTTCTGCCCACGGGTCGATTTGCGCTACTACTGATCCTGATTCTTGCTGGCGCCATTATTGGCGATCTGATTCTGCTGCCAGCACTACTGCGCGGCCCGATGGGCCGCTGGGTCGGCAGAAGTCTGTAA
- the dinB gene encoding DNA polymerase IV: MILHVDMDAFYAAVEQRDRPELADRPVIVGGSATGRGVIAAASYAARRYGIHSAMPTATALRLCPQAILLPVRMSHYADISRQIRDIFHRYTPLVEPLSLDEAFLDVSGCRELFGSGPHIARRIKDDIRAETGLVASVGVAPNKFLAKIASDLEKPDALVVVDPLRIEAFLDPLPIGRLWGVGKVTEAAMRRLGVETIGQLRLLSVDQLRQQFGEGGEQFWRLARGIDQRSVVPDRQAQQISHETTFARDLTAIEPLRQRLWELTDQVARRLRRSGRVGRTVQLKLRLSDFRTITRSQSLAQPSDITAELWHAARGLLDAASSPPLLAQGIRLIGFGVSGLSQPPLEQQQLFADDSTAQRARHRQLDHITDAIQARFGSQSLTLGRSLTKRPWESSDGR, from the coding sequence ATGATCTTGCATGTGGATATGGACGCCTTTTATGCGGCGGTCGAACAGCGCGATCGGCCAGAGTTGGCCGACCGCCCGGTCATCGTCGGCGGCTCGGCGACCGGTCGAGGCGTGATCGCCGCAGCCAGCTACGCCGCTCGCCGCTACGGCATCCACAGCGCCATGCCCACGGCCACCGCCCTGAGGCTGTGCCCCCAGGCCATACTGCTGCCGGTCCGTATGTCCCACTACGCGGACATCTCGCGGCAGATCCGCGACATCTTCCACCGCTACACGCCACTGGTTGAACCGCTGTCGCTGGACGAGGCGTTTCTGGACGTGAGCGGCTGCCGTGAACTGTTTGGCAGCGGCCCGCACATCGCGCGGCGGATCAAGGACGACATCCGCGCCGAAACCGGCCTAGTCGCCTCGGTGGGCGTGGCCCCTAACAAATTCTTAGCCAAGATCGCCAGCGACCTGGAAAAGCCCGACGCGCTGGTCGTGGTCGATCCGCTACGGATTGAAGCCTTCCTCGACCCGCTGCCAATCGGCCGTCTGTGGGGCGTGGGCAAGGTAACCGAGGCGGCCATGCGGCGGCTGGGCGTTGAGACGATTGGCCAGTTGCGATTGCTGTCCGTCGATCAGTTGCGGCAGCAGTTCGGCGAGGGCGGCGAGCAGTTCTGGCGGCTGGCCCGAGGCATCGACCAGCGCTCGGTAGTACCCGATCGGCAGGCCCAGCAGATTTCACACGAGACCACCTTTGCCCGCGACCTGACGGCGATTGAGCCGTTGCGGCAGCGGCTATGGGAACTGACCGACCAGGTAGCCCGTCGACTGCGGCGTTCGGGCCGCGTCGGCCGCACCGTGCAGCTCAAATTGCGGCTGAGCGATTTCCGAACCATCACCCGCTCGCAGTCGCTCGCCCAGCCCAGCGACATCACCGCTGAACTTTGGCACGCCGCTCGCGGGCTACTCGACGCCGCCTCGTCACCGCCGCTACTGGCCCAGGGCATCCGCCTGATCGGCTTTGGCGTCAGCGGCCTGAGCCAACCACCGCTGGAACAACAGCAACTCTTCGCCGACGACTCAACCGCGCAGCGCGCCCGTCACCGTCAGCTCGACCACATCACCGATGCCATCCAGGCCCGCTTCGGCAGTCAGTCCCTGACCCTCGGTCGCAGTTTGACCAAACGACCCTGGGAGTCTAGCGATGGTCGCTAA
- a CDS encoding type II toxin-antitoxin system RelE/ParE family toxin, translating to MLRLRYSDQSKEDLKEIAKDKPIAASEWSARLGEKCGMLAKHPEVGDDRADLGDGIRPTCVGSYTIFCRRREETLEIVRVRRSDLEFPFP from the coding sequence ATGCTGAGACTTCGGTACTCTGATCAATCAAAAGAGGACCTCAAGGAGATCGCGAAAGACAAACCAATAGCTGCAAGCGAATGGTCGGCAAGGCTTGGCGAGAAATGTGGCATGCTGGCGAAGCATCCAGAGGTAGGCGATGACCGAGCCGACTTGGGCGACGGGATTCGACCAACCTGTGTGGGAAGTTACACTATCTTTTGTCGGCGACGTGAAGAGACACTTGAGATCGTTCGTGTGAGAAGAAGCGATCTCGAATTCCCGTTTCCCTAG
- a CDS encoding CopG family transcriptional regulator: protein MKLNLPDEANAFVKGLVAQGKYQNEEAAIVDGIRLLVGRERLRNEIRVGIEELDGGQSRDDQTLFSEVDAVIDEIEASQQKSSPC from the coding sequence ATGAAATTGAATTTACCCGACGAAGCCAACGCGTTCGTGAAGGGATTGGTTGCCCAGGGCAAGTACCAAAACGAAGAAGCTGCAATAGTGGATGGTATCCGATTGCTCGTGGGGCGCGAGAGGTTGCGAAATGAAATTCGAGTAGGGATCGAGGAACTTGATGGTGGCCAGTCACGTGATGACCAAACGTTGTTCTCGGAAGTCGATGCGGTGATCGACGAAATCGAAGCATCTCAGCAGAAAAGTAGCCCATGCTGA
- a CDS encoding zinc-dependent peptidase — MFSWLLNRRRRHWQAPMNPQWRQWISHHLWHWQVLNSSQQQRLESLVRVFIAEKSFEGCDGLKVSPQMQVVIAAAACLLLIGFEDDYCFDKARTILIYPRPTAQRNLRQASGVINERQWLSGMVQHGGPIILSWRDVLRDCQNGQPGHHVVLHEFAHYIDGLDGAMEGLPPFPTPSLQQQWRAVAEKELSLLRTAVDQNEPTILDPYGMQSLAEFFAVATEAFYCDGHNLAHWHPELYHLLSILYRLETKHWFM; from the coding sequence GTGTTTTCTTGGCTGCTCAATCGGCGTCGCCGCCACTGGCAGGCCCCCATGAATCCCCAGTGGCGACAGTGGATTTCCCACCACCTGTGGCACTGGCAGGTGTTGAACAGCAGCCAACAACAAAGACTGGAAAGCCTGGTTCGAGTATTTATCGCTGAAAAGAGCTTTGAAGGCTGTGATGGCCTGAAGGTTTCTCCCCAAATGCAGGTCGTCATCGCGGCTGCCGCCTGCCTGTTACTAATCGGGTTTGAGGACGATTACTGCTTCGACAAAGCTCGCACCATTCTGATCTACCCTCGTCCAACGGCTCAACGCAATCTGCGTCAAGCCAGTGGGGTGATCAATGAGCGGCAGTGGCTGTCTGGCATGGTCCAACATGGAGGCCCAATCATTCTCTCATGGCGAGATGTCCTGCGTGACTGCCAAAATGGTCAACCAGGCCATCATGTAGTGCTGCACGAATTTGCACATTACATCGATGGTCTGGACGGAGCCATGGAAGGGTTGCCTCCCTTTCCGACACCCAGCCTGCAGCAACAATGGCGAGCTGTGGCTGAAAAAGAACTTTCATTGCTACGAACGGCAGTTGACCAAAACGAGCCGACGATCTTGGATCCTTACGGAATGCAGAGCCTGGCCGAATTTTTCGCGGTCGCCACCGAAGCGTTTTACTGTGACGGGCACAATCTAGCACACTGGCATCCCGAACTGTACCACCTATTATCTATCCTGTATCGACTTGAGACCAAACACTGGTTCATGTAA
- a CDS encoding RNA polymerase sigma factor, giving the protein MIEDDHKSLFTIWLTEHGSSVMKVARAYTLSNDECQDLAQQILLQAWRSLPNYKGTASPATWFYRIALHTALNWQRKDRPRRTRQQPLLETHAVAACELDSVEQIQQRETVEQLYQAIHRLPSTDTALVLLYLDELSYREMAEVLGISESNVGVKLNRAKKSLAALMNGQTDGT; this is encoded by the coding sequence TTGATTGAAGATGACCACAAATCGCTGTTCACGATTTGGCTGACCGAGCACGGTTCGTCTGTCATGAAGGTGGCGCGCGCCTATACGTTGAGTAACGACGAGTGCCAAGATCTGGCGCAGCAGATTCTGTTGCAAGCCTGGAGATCCTTGCCGAATTACAAGGGCACCGCAAGTCCGGCGACTTGGTTCTATCGCATCGCGTTGCACACTGCTTTGAATTGGCAGCGGAAGGATAGGCCGCGCCGCACGCGACAACAGCCGCTGTTGGAAACACACGCGGTAGCGGCTTGCGAGCTGGACAGTGTCGAGCAGATTCAGCAGCGAGAGACCGTCGAGCAGCTCTACCAAGCGATTCACCGGTTGCCGAGTACCGATACCGCTTTGGTGCTGCTGTATCTTGATGAATTGAGTTATCGCGAGATGGCCGAGGTCTTGGGCATTTCAGAAAGCAATGTCGGCGTCAAATTGAACCGGGCCAAGAAGTCGTTGGCCGCACTCATGAACGGGCAGACCGATGGAACTTGA
- a CDS encoding NADPH-dependent assimilatory sulfite reductase hemoprotein subunit: MSADGKLSPVETVKAASRLLRGTIEQDLSNDSDQFTKDNTNLLKFHGTYQQDDRDNRGKKDGGKSAKSYSMMTRTRIPGGRLTADQLIAHLDLCDSLGNATLKCTTRQALQLHCILKSNLRTAIHRINQIQLSTLAACGDVNRNVMCCPSPIKSPVHDEMYRFTEALVEHLAPKTKAYYELWVRDEQTGEETLAGGGAPEEEPIYGPTYLPRKFKIGVTLPEDNCIDVYTQDLGFIAVVRDGKIVGYNVTVGGGMGMTPSAAKTFPALAQRMAFVTPDQAVGVAEAVVKVQRDNGDRADRKRARMKYLIHDRGLAWFRAEVEKYFGQPLADCTPDDVTGVDLHHGWHAQGDGKFFYGLNVENGRLYDNQDRRWKAALREICAQLRPSIRLTGNQSILITDLAESALPQLEEILRRNGVPLTEQVSTVRQWSMACVSLPTCGLAVTESERVLPSVIDQLEVQLAKLGLEKEAFTVRMTGCPNGCARPYNADIGLVGKAVGKYTVYLGGQLLGKRLGTIYKDLVPLDDIVPTLVPIFVEFKSQRQPSETFGDFCARIGIENLSAVGSTT, translated from the coding sequence GGTCAAGGCTGCGAGCCGTCTACTGCGGGGCACGATTGAGCAAGATTTGTCCAACGATAGCGATCAATTCACGAAGGACAATACAAATTTGCTGAAATTCCACGGCACCTACCAGCAGGACGACCGAGACAATCGTGGGAAAAAGGACGGCGGCAAATCGGCCAAGTCCTACAGCATGATGACGCGCACCCGAATTCCCGGCGGACGTTTGACTGCCGATCAGTTGATCGCGCACCTAGACCTGTGTGATAGCCTGGGAAATGCCACACTCAAGTGCACCACCCGCCAAGCGCTACAACTGCACTGTATTCTCAAGAGTAACCTGCGTACAGCCATTCACCGCATCAACCAGATTCAGCTCAGCACACTGGCGGCCTGCGGCGACGTCAATCGCAATGTCATGTGCTGCCCATCGCCAATCAAGAGCCCCGTGCACGACGAAATGTATCGCTTTACTGAGGCGTTGGTCGAGCATTTAGCACCTAAGACAAAGGCCTACTATGAACTGTGGGTTCGCGACGAACAGACCGGCGAAGAGACGCTGGCTGGTGGTGGAGCGCCTGAGGAGGAGCCGATTTACGGCCCGACCTATTTGCCCCGCAAATTCAAGATTGGCGTGACGCTGCCCGAAGACAATTGCATCGACGTCTATACGCAAGACCTAGGGTTCATCGCCGTCGTTCGCGACGGAAAAATCGTGGGCTATAACGTCACGGTCGGTGGCGGCATGGGCATGACCCCTAGCGCTGCCAAGACCTTCCCGGCGCTAGCCCAACGCATGGCCTTTGTGACTCCCGATCAAGCCGTTGGAGTTGCTGAAGCCGTTGTCAAGGTCCAGCGAGATAATGGCGACCGCGCCGATCGCAAGCGGGCACGCATGAAGTACTTGATTCACGATCGTGGCTTGGCTTGGTTCCGCGCTGAAGTAGAGAAGTATTTTGGTCAACCGCTGGCCGATTGCACTCCCGACGATGTCACCGGGGTCGACCTGCACCACGGTTGGCACGCTCAGGGAGACGGCAAGTTTTTCTACGGCCTGAACGTAGAAAACGGACGCCTGTACGACAATCAAGATCGCCGCTGGAAAGCGGCCCTGCGCGAGATATGTGCGCAGCTTCGTCCAAGCATTCGCCTGACCGGCAATCAAAGCATCTTGATAACGGACTTGGCCGAATCCGCGCTACCGCAGTTGGAAGAGATTTTGCGGCGCAATGGCGTTCCGCTGACCGAGCAGGTTTCCACGGTTCGCCAATGGTCCATGGCCTGCGTGTCGCTACCAACCTGTGGACTGGCAGTAACCGAAAGCGAACGCGTTCTGCCCAGCGTAATCGATCAATTGGAGGTCCAGCTAGCCAAGTTAGGATTGGAAAAGGAGGCCTTTACGGTGCGCATGACCGGCTGCCCCAACGGCTGTGCTCGCCCCTATAACGCCGATATTGGGTTGGTCGGGAAGGCCGTTGGCAAGTACACCGTTTATCTGGGTGGTCAGTTGCTGGGCAAGCGTTTGGGAACGATCTACAAAGACCTCGTGCCGCTGGATGACATTGTCCCCACCCTCGTACCAATCTTTGTGGAATTCAAAAGCCAGCGTCAACCTAGCGAAACGTTTGGAGACTTCTGCGCTCGGATCGGTATCGAGAATCTATCTGCCGTGGGCTCGACAACTTGA